One window of the Glycocaulis alkaliphilus genome contains the following:
- a CDS encoding flagellar basal body-associated FliL family protein, producing MAEENDENEDGAGGENAEGEGKSKPDIKKLALFIGLPAIILVLALVAGGLFLFGGGGDDEEAMAEAEAAEQALAEAGPEILSFEIGEPLVVQISGSGNVRPILTLKVSFEFTDPAVEPALEAGMQRILDQYQGFLRELTPDDLAGSAGQHRLRLELLRRTNLAIAPAQVDRVLLTEILISQS from the coding sequence ATGGCCGAAGAAAACGACGAAAACGAAGACGGCGCCGGCGGCGAGAATGCCGAAGGCGAAGGCAAGTCCAAGCCTGATATCAAGAAGCTGGCGCTGTTTATCGGCTTGCCGGCCATCATCCTCGTGCTCGCGCTGGTGGCAGGCGGGCTGTTCCTGTTTGGCGGGGGCGGGGACGATGAGGAGGCGATGGCCGAAGCAGAGGCCGCCGAGCAGGCATTGGCCGAGGCGGGGCCGGAGATCCTCAGCTTCGAGATCGGCGAGCCGCTGGTGGTACAGATTTCCGGTTCGGGCAATGTGCGCCCGATCCTCACGCTCAAGGTGAGTTTCGAGTTTACCGATCCGGCCGTGGAGCCCGCGCTGGAGGCGGGCATGCAGCGTATTCTGGACCAGTATCAGGGCTTCCTGCGCGAGCTGACACCGGACGATCTGGCCGGGTCTGCGGGTCAGCACCGCCTGCGGCTGGAGCTGCTGCGCCGGACCAATCTGGCGATTGCACCCGCCCAGGTGGACCGGGTGCTCCT
- the flgF gene encoding flagellar basal-body rod protein FlgF: MDNMMMIGLSQQQVLRRAMDITANNIANVSTAGFKAEQLLVEAEPYTRARAEDGPARLNYVAEWGMGRDFSQGTLEQTGRPLDVAITGEGFFTIDTPQGERFTRDGRFSMDAAGTLTSANGAPVLGEDGAPITIDPDAGPVTILANGEVNQNGLVAGRIAVTRFENQGVLSKIGDNLYTAPDDAERELALEPVIRQGFVESSNVRPIMEITSMMEVSRAYSSVTRMLQQADELSRKAIERLGRPG, translated from the coding sequence ATGGACAACATGATGATGATAGGCCTGAGCCAGCAGCAGGTGCTGCGCCGGGCCATGGACATCACTGCCAACAATATTGCGAACGTCTCCACTGCGGGCTTCAAGGCCGAGCAGCTTCTGGTCGAGGCCGAACCCTATACCCGTGCGCGCGCAGAAGACGGCCCTGCCCGCCTGAACTATGTCGCCGAGTGGGGTATGGGCCGCGATTTCAGCCAGGGCACGCTGGAGCAGACCGGGCGTCCTCTGGACGTGGCCATCACTGGCGAAGGCTTCTTCACGATTGATACCCCGCAAGGCGAGCGCTTCACGCGCGACGGCCGCTTTTCCATGGATGCCGCCGGCACGCTCACATCGGCCAATGGCGCCCCTGTACTGGGCGAGGACGGTGCGCCGATAACCATCGACCCGGACGCCGGGCCCGTCACCATCCTGGCCAATGGCGAGGTCAACCAGAACGGGCTTGTTGCGGGCCGCATTGCCGTTACCCGCTTCGAGAATCAGGGCGTCCTCTCCAAGATCGGCGACAATCTCTATACCGCCCCTGACGACGCCGAGCGCGAACTCGCGCTCGAACCCGTGATCCGCCAGGGATTTGTCGAAAGCTCCAACGTGCGCCCCATCATGGAGATCACCTCCATGATGGAAGTGTCGCGCGCCTATTCCTCCGTTACCCGCATGCTCCAGCAGGCCGACGAACTCAGCCGCAAGGCGATCGAGCGTCTTGGCCGGCCGGGCTAG
- the flgG gene encoding flagellar basal-body rod protein FlgG — MRALSTAATGMEAQQLNVEVIAHNLANMNTTAFKRQRAEFQDLLYQNLGQVGAASSDAGTIVPTGLQIGLGVQAGSVYRITEQGSLSQTNNELDLAISGRGYFRIELPNGGEAYTRAGSFSRSPEGQLVTSDGYLVMPGIAIPEEARRVEVNQQGQVQVQLDGDAEAQILGQLELITFANEAGLEAAGDNLYLETAASGAANVGVPGQPGFGIIRQGFVETSNVDAVTEITALIRAQRAYEMNARVISAADEMLAASANLR; from the coding sequence ATGCGCGCACTGTCTACCGCCGCCACGGGAATGGAAGCCCAGCAGCTCAATGTCGAGGTGATCGCCCACAACCTCGCCAACATGAACACGACCGCGTTCAAGCGTCAGCGTGCCGAGTTTCAGGATCTGCTCTATCAGAATCTGGGCCAGGTCGGCGCTGCCAGCTCGGACGCGGGCACCATCGTGCCGACCGGCCTGCAGATCGGTCTGGGCGTGCAGGCAGGCTCGGTCTACCGCATCACCGAGCAGGGCAGCCTCTCCCAGACCAATAATGAGCTGGATCTCGCCATTTCAGGCCGGGGCTATTTCCGCATCGAACTGCCCAATGGCGGCGAGGCCTATACCCGCGCCGGCAGCTTCTCGCGCAGCCCGGAAGGCCAGCTGGTCACCTCTGACGGCTACCTCGTCATGCCGGGCATCGCGATCCCCGAAGAGGCGCGCCGCGTGGAAGTGAACCAGCAAGGACAGGTACAGGTGCAGCTTGATGGCGACGCCGAGGCGCAGATCCTCGGCCAGCTCGAACTCATCACCTTTGCCAACGAGGCGGGTCTCGAGGCGGCAGGCGACAATCTCTACCTGGAGACCGCAGCGTCGGGCGCGGCCAATGTCGGCGTACCGGGCCAGCCCGGCTTCGGCATCATCCGGCAGGGCTTTGTGGAAACCTCCAACGTGGATGCCGTCACCGAGATAACCGCGCTGATCCGCGCCCAGCGGGCCTATGAGATGAATGCCCGTGTCATCAGCGCTGCCGACGAAATGCTCGCTGCTTCTGCAAACCTGCGCTGA
- the flgA gene encoding flagellar basal body P-ring formation chaperone FlgA — MLRVIATATLLAIAGTAFAAAQQSVLLRERVVVEGATVTLGDLFEGVEGEAASVTLARAPQPGSRTFLDPVWVSRQASRNGLEWANATGIERVAVERASQSLSAGEIADMIAAHMYRETGRSHEVTLSNRMLSIHAPVDAPGTPEIVRLELDGRTGPFRAEIRTHDGGDAVTITGRADPVMDVPVLGRPVARGEVIEAGDIEWVRMRSDRIRADAITSETALVGQEARRALRAGEALRGYDLREPAAITRGETVALVFQSGPLTLTARARALENAALGQTIRFVNLQSNRTVEGVVEGPGRARVTGATSNIF; from the coding sequence ATGCTGCGCGTCATAGCCACTGCCACGCTTCTCGCCATCGCCGGGACCGCCTTCGCCGCCGCACAGCAAAGCGTGCTTCTGCGCGAGCGCGTGGTGGTCGAGGGCGCAACCGTGACGCTCGGCGACCTGTTTGAAGGGGTTGAAGGCGAGGCCGCTTCGGTGACGCTGGCGCGCGCACCGCAGCCCGGCTCACGCACCTTCCTTGACCCTGTCTGGGTCAGCCGCCAGGCCAGCCGCAACGGGCTGGAATGGGCGAACGCCACCGGCATTGAGCGCGTGGCGGTTGAACGCGCTTCGCAGAGCCTGTCAGCGGGCGAGATCGCCGACATGATCGCGGCGCATATGTACCGCGAAACCGGCCGCAGCCATGAAGTCACGCTCTCCAACCGCATGCTCTCTATCCATGCGCCAGTCGATGCGCCCGGCACGCCGGAAATCGTGCGGCTGGAGCTGGATGGCCGCACCGGACCGTTCCGCGCCGAGATCCGCACCCATGATGGCGGCGATGCCGTGACCATTACCGGCCGCGCCGACCCGGTCATGGATGTGCCGGTTCTGGGCCGCCCGGTGGCGCGCGGCGAAGTCATTGAAGCGGGCGACATCGAGTGGGTGCGCATGCGCTCTGACCGCATCCGCGCCGATGCCATCACCAGCGAGACCGCCCTTGTCGGCCAGGAAGCGCGCCGCGCCCTGCGCGCCGGTGAAGCGCTGCGTGGCTATGATCTGCGCGAGCCTGCCGCCATCACGCGCGGCGAAACCGTGGCGCTGGTTTTCCAGTCCGGTCCGCTGACCCTGACCGCACGTGCCCGCGCCCTTGAAAACGCGGCGCTCGGCCAGACGATCCGCTTTGTGAACCTTCAGTCCAACCGCACCGTCGAAGGTGTGGTCGAGGGCCCGGGCCGCGCGCGCGTGACCGGCGCCACCAGCAATATCTTCTAG
- the flgH gene encoding flagellar basal body L-ring protein FlgH, whose amino-acid sequence MPSTHLTRLARLGVCALALTAMSACAVRDRASYIGQPPPLSPISADAAIRGVGITEQHGASGQRQMEALQAAIAARQNDSGNLNSLWRSNSSTFFGDPRAARVGDILTVNINIADRAQLNNQTNRSRVTATNSGISNFFGGEAALDGFFNDAIDPANLVNMGSNTSTRGNGSVNRSETIRLTAAAIVVDVLWNGNMIVHGRQEVRINNEVRELLISGIVRPQDIASDNTIDHSKIAEARISYGGRGHISEMQRPPVGQEIYNLLWPF is encoded by the coding sequence ATGCCCAGCACCCACCTGACGCGCCTTGCCCGCCTCGGCGTCTGCGCGCTCGCCCTTACTGCCATGAGCGCCTGCGCCGTACGCGACCGCGCCAGCTATATCGGCCAGCCGCCACCCCTGTCGCCCATCTCTGCCGATGCGGCCATTCGCGGGGTGGGCATCACCGAGCAGCACGGCGCATCCGGCCAGCGTCAGATGGAAGCCCTGCAGGCCGCCATCGCCGCCCGCCAGAACGATAGCGGCAATCTGAACTCGCTGTGGCGGTCCAACTCCTCGACCTTCTTTGGCGATCCGCGTGCGGCACGTGTGGGCGACATTCTCACCGTCAACATCAACATTGCCGACCGTGCCCAGCTGAACAACCAGACCAACCGCTCACGCGTTACGGCAACCAATTCGGGTATCTCGAACTTCTTTGGCGGCGAAGCGGCGCTCGACGGCTTCTTCAACGACGCGATTGACCCGGCCAACCTGGTCAATATGGGATCCAACACCTCCACGCGCGGCAATGGCTCGGTGAACCGTTCAGAGACCATCCGCCTGACGGCCGCCGCCATCGTGGTGGACGTGTTGTGGAACGGGAACATGATCGTGCATGGCCGTCAGGAAGTGCGGATCAATAACGAGGTGCGCGAGCTTCTGATCTCCGGCATTGTGCGCCCGCAGGACATCGCATCGGACAACACGATCGACCACTCCAAGATCGCCGAGGCACGCATTTCCTACGGTGGTCGCGGTCATATCTCCGAGATGCAGCGCCCGCCCGTTGGCCAGGAAATATACAACCTGCTCTGGCCCTTCTAG
- the dksA gene encoding RNA polymerase-binding protein DksA has protein sequence MSAFESKIELPEGYRPSEDEDFMNPRQKEYFRRKLLAWKDEILRESKTTLYALQEDIGALPDLADRASTETDRSLELRARDRQRKLISKIDSALRRIEEDTYGYCDETGEPISLARLDARPVATLSLEAQERHERSERVHRDD, from the coding sequence ATGAGCGCATTTGAATCCAAGATCGAGCTGCCTGAGGGGTATCGTCCCAGCGAGGACGAGGACTTCATGAACCCGCGGCAGAAAGAGTATTTCCGCCGCAAGCTGCTTGCATGGAAAGACGAAATCCTGCGTGAGAGCAAAACGACGCTCTACGCCCTGCAGGAAGATATTGGTGCGCTGCCGGATCTGGCTGACCGCGCTTCGACTGAAACCGACCGTTCCCTGGAACTTCGCGCCCGTGACCGTCAGCGCAAGCTGATCTCCAAGATCGACTCGGCGCTGCGCCGGATCGAGGAAGACACTTACGGGTATTGCGACGAGACGGGTGAACCGATCTCGCTGGCGCGTCTGGATGCGCGCCCGGTAGCGACGCTGAGCCTGGAAGCCCAGGAACGCCATGAGCGCTCCGAGCGTGTCCACCGCGACGACTGA
- a CDS encoding flagellar assembly protein FliX, with protein sequence MKISGPGSTQGPSAPKRTSRTQSGSGSFAPASPASAPASSSVAGTGPVASVGSVEALLALQGDHDEAGARQRATERAFTLLDVLDDLKIALLEGGVPRSKLVRLMDVLKARRESVSDPRLEAMLDEVETRAAVELAKYDA encoded by the coding sequence ATGAAAATCAGCGGTCCGGGCAGCACCCAGGGGCCGAGCGCTCCCAAACGCACCAGCCGCACACAAAGCGGTTCGGGCAGCTTCGCGCCTGCCTCGCCGGCATCTGCGCCGGCATCGTCCAGCGTTGCGGGAACCGGGCCGGTTGCGTCGGTCGGATCGGTCGAGGCGCTGCTGGCGCTGCAGGGCGATCATGACGAGGCCGGAGCCCGCCAGCGTGCTACCGAGCGCGCCTTCACCCTGCTGGATGTGCTTGATGATCTGAAAATCGCGCTGCTTGAAGGCGGTGTGCCGCGCTCCAAGCTCGTCCGGCTCATGGACGTGCTGAAGGCGCGCCGCGAGTCGGTGTCGGACCCGCGCCTGGAAGCCATGCTGGACGAAGTTGAGACGCGCGCGGCGGTCGAACTGGCCAAATATGACGCTTGA
- a CDS encoding flagellar basal body P-ring protein FlgI — protein MLTRILIATALCLALLAPAHANPRIKDIADIEGVRENQLVGYGLVVGLDGSGDTLRNAAFTRQSLNSLMERFNVNIRDADLRTGNVAAVLVTAHLPPFATQGSRMDVTVSAMGDASSLQGGVLIATPLMGADGQVYAVAQGSIAVGGFAAQGAGASITRGVPTNGRISNGAIIERELRFDLASRDEIRLALRNPDFTTARRMADAINAYVGTGTAHATDPATVVVNRPASFRGDMVSLVADVEQLRVAADMRARVVIDEGTGTIVMGENVRVSTVAIAQGNLTITVSETPIASQPGAFSEGETVVLPRTQVTAEEDSMQLGVLNGTVSLRELVDGLNALGVSPRDMITILQTIKAAGALQAEIEVL, from the coding sequence ATGCTGACCCGGATTTTGATTGCCACTGCCCTCTGCCTGGCGCTGCTCGCGCCGGCGCATGCCAATCCACGCATCAAGGACATCGCCGACATCGAGGGCGTCCGGGAGAACCAGCTTGTGGGCTACGGCCTGGTGGTCGGCCTTGATGGTTCCGGCGACACGCTGCGCAACGCGGCCTTTACCCGCCAGTCGCTGAACTCGCTGATGGAGCGCTTCAACGTCAATATCCGCGATGCCGATTTGCGCACCGGCAATGTCGCCGCCGTACTGGTGACGGCGCATCTGCCGCCGTTTGCCACGCAAGGCTCGCGCATGGATGTCACCGTGTCGGCCATGGGCGATGCCAGCAGCCTGCAGGGCGGCGTTCTGATCGCCACACCGCTGATGGGCGCGGACGGTCAGGTCTACGCCGTGGCGCAGGGCTCCATCGCAGTCGGCGGCTTTGCCGCTCAGGGCGCAGGCGCCAGCATCACGCGCGGCGTGCCGACCAATGGCCGCATCTCCAACGGCGCGATCATCGAGCGCGAGCTTCGTTTTGACCTCGCCAGCCGGGACGAAATCCGTCTCGCCCTGCGCAATCCCGATTTCACAACGGCGCGCCGCATGGCGGACGCCATCAACGCCTATGTGGGCACCGGCACAGCGCATGCCACCGATCCGGCAACGGTCGTGGTCAACCGCCCGGCCAGCTTCCGGGGCGACATGGTCAGCCTGGTCGCCGATGTGGAGCAGCTTCGCGTCGCCGCCGACATGCGCGCCCGCGTGGTGATCGATGAAGGCACCGGCACCATCGTGATGGGCGAGAATGTGCGCGTGTCCACGGTCGCGATCGCACAAGGCAATCTCACCATCACGGTCAGCGAGACCCCGATAGCCAGTCAGCCCGGCGCCTTCTCCGAAGGCGAGACGGTTGTGCTGCCGCGCACCCAGGTCACCGCCGAGGAAGACTCCATGCAGCTCGGCGTGCTGAACGGAACAGTGTCCTTGCGCGAGCTGGTCGATGGCCTGAACGCGCTGGGTGTCTCCCCGCGCGACATGATCACCATCCTGCAGACCATCAAGGCGGCAGGCGCGCTGCAGGCCGAGATCGAGGTGCTGTGA
- a CDS encoding rod-binding protein yields the protein MDDFLASQVQGAFQTREPSLPGTGGITNAEQARRVAEEFEAVFLAQLVEQMMGESTQSEMFGGGAGESAFRGMLNEEYAKVMARAGGIGLADDLAREILRLQEAGAR from the coding sequence ATGGATGACTTCCTCGCCAGTCAGGTTCAGGGCGCTTTTCAGACCCGCGAACCCTCCCTGCCAGGCACGGGCGGCATCACCAATGCCGAACAGGCTCGCCGTGTCGCCGAAGAGTTCGAGGCGGTCTTCCTGGCCCAGCTCGTGGAGCAGATGATGGGCGAGAGCACCCAGAGCGAGATGTTTGGCGGCGGTGCCGGCGAGAGCGCCTTCCGGGGCATGCTCAATGAAGAATACGCGAAGGTGATGGCGCGCGCAGGCGGCATTGGTCTCGCCGATGACCTTGCCCGCGAAATTCTGCGCCTTCAGGAAGCAGGAGCCCGCTAA
- a CDS encoding flagellar basal-body protein FlbY yields MSELAANTPAERAAALVRLTARLTELFDTETAHFEARQPHKAFDLQDEKMQLANIYRRETQLAAGDPERLAGLEPSLKASLRSNVEKLEAAVQRNGLVVEVLKDITEGLVKSIADEAVRQKSENAGYGPRSARSGQIGAIVVNQSA; encoded by the coding sequence ATGAGTGAACTGGCTGCAAACACCCCCGCCGAACGCGCTGCCGCGCTGGTGCGCCTGACGGCCCGGCTGACCGAGCTGTTTGACACCGAGACCGCGCATTTCGAGGCGCGCCAGCCGCACAAGGCCTTCGACCTGCAGGACGAGAAGATGCAGCTGGCCAATATCTACCGGCGCGAAACCCAGCTGGCCGCTGGCGATCCGGAGCGCCTCGCAGGACTGGAGCCGTCTCTGAAGGCATCCTTGCGGTCAAATGTGGAAAAGCTGGAAGCTGCCGTGCAGCGCAATGGCCTCGTGGTAGAGGTGCTGAAAGACATCACCGAAGGCCTGGTCAAGTCCATTGCCGACGAAGCCGTCCGCCAGAAATCTGAGAACGCCGGCTACGGCCCGCGATCGGCGCGTTCAGGCCAGATCGGCGCCATCGTGGTCAATCAGAGCGCCTGA